One Citricoccus sp. K5 DNA window includes the following coding sequences:
- the dtd gene encoding D-aminoacyl-tRNA deacylase — protein MRAVLQRATSASVTVEGRVTGRLDSPGLVVLLGVSVQDTEAEAVQLAEKVAHLRILEGEESLVGAGAAALVVSQFTLYGDVRKGRRPSWTRSAKGDQAEPLYERFITALEALGVPVERGVFGAMMDVALVNSGPFTVWVDTEDLAGPRRG, from the coding sequence ATGAGAGCTGTGCTGCAGAGGGCAACGTCCGCGTCCGTGACCGTTGAGGGCCGGGTGACCGGTCGCCTCGACTCCCCCGGGCTCGTGGTGCTGCTGGGGGTCTCGGTCCAGGACACCGAGGCGGAGGCGGTCCAGCTGGCCGAGAAGGTGGCGCACCTGCGCATCCTCGAGGGCGAGGAATCCCTCGTCGGGGCCGGTGCCGCCGCCCTCGTGGTCAGCCAGTTCACCCTGTACGGGGACGTCCGGAAGGGACGCCGCCCCTCGTGGACGCGGTCCGCGAAGGGCGATCAGGCTGAGCCGCTGTACGAGCGGTTCATCACCGCGCTGGAGGCGCTGGGCGTGCCCGTGGAACGCGGGGTCTTCGGAGCCATGATGGACGTCGCCCTGGTCAACTCGGGCCCCTTCACCGTGTGGGTGGACACGGAGGACCTGGCGGGGCCGCGGCGGGGTTGA
- the aspS gene encoding aspartate--tRNA ligase has protein sequence MLRTHQLGELNASLIGQTVTVTGWVARRRDHGGVAFVDLRDASGFAQIVVRDEKDFDPLRNEFVLQVTGTVERRPEGNENPALPSGEIELIADTVTVLNAAAPLPFQIDEHVEVGEEARLRHRYLDLRRPEPARIMRLRSEVNRTARNLLHEEGFIEVETPTLTRSTPEGARDFLVPARLAPGSWYALPQSPQLFKQLLQVGGIEKYFQIARCYRDEDFRADRQPEFTQLDIEASFVEQDDVIALGEKIVKSVWSLVGVDVPTPIRRMTYREAMEKYGSDKPDLRFGLELTDLTEYFADTPFRVFKAPYVGAVVMPGGASQPRRTLDAWQEWAKQRGARGLAYVLIQEDGSLTGPVSKNISEEEKAGLAAATGANPGDCIFFAAGETTPSRAILGAARVEIGHRVGLIKDAGPGVPAAEADWAFVWVVDAPMFEPASEAVASGDVAVGSGAWTAVHHAFTSPKPEFMDTFDTDPASALSYAYDIVVNGNEVGGGSIRIHQGDVQERVFKLMGLDEESAQSKFGFLLEGFKYGAPPHGGIAFGWDRIVALLAGTESIRDVIAFPKTGNGYDPLTAAPAPITDQQRKEAGVDAKPEPKEATPGQETTAAQDSPDTTGA, from the coding sequence GTGCTGCGCACCCACCAGCTGGGCGAACTCAACGCCTCGCTCATCGGACAGACCGTCACCGTGACCGGATGGGTGGCACGCCGCCGTGACCACGGTGGGGTGGCCTTCGTGGACCTGCGTGATGCGTCCGGCTTCGCCCAGATCGTGGTGCGGGACGAGAAGGACTTCGATCCGCTGCGCAACGAGTTCGTCCTGCAGGTCACCGGCACGGTGGAACGCCGCCCCGAGGGCAACGAGAACCCGGCCCTGCCCTCCGGCGAGATCGAGCTCATCGCGGACACCGTGACCGTGCTCAACGCCGCAGCCCCGCTGCCGTTCCAGATCGACGAGCACGTGGAGGTCGGCGAGGAGGCCCGGCTGCGCCACCGCTACCTGGACCTGCGCCGCCCGGAGCCGGCCCGCATCATGCGCCTGCGCTCCGAGGTCAACCGCACCGCCCGGAACCTGCTGCACGAGGAGGGGTTCATCGAGGTCGAGACCCCCACTCTGACCCGCTCCACCCCGGAGGGCGCCCGCGACTTCCTGGTCCCGGCTCGCCTCGCGCCCGGCTCCTGGTATGCCCTGCCGCAGTCCCCGCAGCTGTTCAAGCAGCTGCTGCAGGTCGGCGGCATCGAGAAGTACTTCCAGATCGCCCGCTGCTACCGGGACGAGGACTTCCGCGCCGACCGACAGCCGGAGTTCACACAGCTGGACATCGAGGCGTCCTTCGTGGAGCAGGACGACGTGATCGCCCTCGGCGAGAAGATTGTGAAGTCGGTCTGGTCGCTGGTCGGCGTGGACGTGCCGACCCCGATCCGCCGCATGACCTACCGCGAGGCGATGGAGAAGTACGGTTCGGACAAGCCGGACCTGCGCTTCGGTCTCGAGCTGACGGACCTGACCGAGTACTTCGCGGACACCCCGTTCCGCGTGTTCAAGGCTCCCTATGTGGGTGCCGTGGTCATGCCCGGCGGTGCCTCCCAGCCGCGCCGCACCCTGGACGCCTGGCAGGAATGGGCCAAGCAGCGCGGGGCCCGCGGCCTGGCGTACGTGCTCATCCAGGAGGACGGCTCGCTCACCGGTCCGGTCTCCAAGAACATCTCCGAGGAGGAGAAGGCCGGCCTGGCCGCCGCCACCGGTGCCAACCCGGGGGACTGCATCTTCTTCGCCGCCGGCGAGACCACTCCCTCCCGCGCCATCCTCGGCGCCGCGCGCGTGGAGATCGGCCACCGCGTCGGCCTGATCAAGGACGCCGGCCCGGGCGTGCCCGCCGCCGAGGCAGACTGGGCGTTCGTGTGGGTCGTGGACGCCCCCATGTTCGAGCCCGCCTCGGAGGCAGTGGCCTCCGGTGACGTCGCCGTGGGCTCCGGTGCCTGGACCGCGGTGCACCACGCCTTCACCTCGCCTAAGCCCGAGTTCATGGACACCTTTGACACGGATCCGGCCAGCGCCCTGTCCTACGCCTACGACATCGTGGTCAACGGCAACGAGGTGGGTGGCGGCTCCATCCGTATCCACCAGGGCGACGTCCAGGAGCGCGTGTTCAAGCTCATGGGCCTGGACGAGGAGTCAGCGCAGTCCAAGTTCGGCTTCCTCCTGGAGGGCTTCAAGTACGGCGCCCCGCCGCACGGCGGCATCGCCTTCGGCTGGGACCGCATCGTCGCCTTGCTGGCCGGCACCGAGTCCATCCGGGACGTCATCGCCTTCCCGAAGACCGGCAACGGTTATGACCCCCTGACCGCCGCGCCGGCTCCCATCACGGACCAGCAGCGCAAGGAAGCCGGCGTGGACGCCAAGCCGGAGCCGAAGGAGGCCACTCCAGGGCAGGAGACCACGGCCGCCCAGGACTCGCCCGACACCACGGGAGCCTGA
- a CDS encoding APC family permease, whose amino-acid sequence MGDHAVLQRRLGLPGAVVIGVGSMVGAGVFSALGLAAAQASGLLMAALLVAGVTACLNAISTAQLAAVHPTSGGAYTFGRRQLGEWAGFLAGWGFVTGKSASIAAMAYTVGLYVVPGTDWTARWVAIAAVVLLTGVNLLGITRTVQATVAILVPVALILALVIVAGLASGPDAGSPAPPAGSAAPVEPSALGVLQASGLLFFAFAGYARIATMGEEVRDPRRTIPRAVLGALAFTLVLYGLLAWSLTRALGTDGLAASEAPIRDAVGVLFGTDWLWLAVAGAALASLGSLLNLVAGIARTGLAMAREGDLPRPLARVSTRTSVPWVAQLTAAAVVIVLLLTADVLTVVGFSSFGVLVYYAVSNLAAFTLTERVVRSPRWLNLTGAVLCLVLAFTLPAMSVVIMLVVFAVGLLGRLIVLRARA is encoded by the coding sequence ATGGGCGATCACGCAGTTCTGCAACGACGCCTGGGGCTGCCCGGGGCCGTGGTCATCGGTGTCGGTTCCATGGTCGGGGCCGGGGTGTTCTCCGCCCTCGGCCTGGCCGCGGCGCAGGCCAGCGGCCTGCTGATGGCAGCCCTGCTGGTGGCCGGGGTGACGGCCTGTCTCAATGCCATCTCCACGGCCCAATTAGCAGCGGTGCACCCGACCTCGGGCGGGGCCTACACCTTCGGCCGCCGGCAGCTCGGTGAGTGGGCCGGCTTCCTGGCCGGGTGGGGTTTCGTTACCGGGAAGTCCGCGTCCATCGCCGCCATGGCCTACACCGTCGGCCTCTATGTGGTGCCCGGTACCGACTGGACCGCACGCTGGGTGGCGATCGCCGCCGTCGTGCTCCTGACCGGTGTGAACCTTCTCGGCATCACCCGGACGGTCCAGGCCACCGTGGCCATCCTGGTCCCGGTGGCGCTGATCCTCGCCCTGGTCATCGTGGCGGGCCTGGCCTCCGGGCCCGACGCCGGCTCCCCCGCTCCCCCGGCCGGTTCGGCTGCACCGGTGGAGCCTTCGGCCCTCGGGGTGCTGCAGGCCTCGGGACTGCTGTTCTTCGCCTTCGCGGGCTACGCCCGGATCGCGACGATGGGTGAGGAGGTCCGCGATCCCCGCCGGACGATCCCCCGTGCGGTGCTGGGTGCCCTGGCGTTCACGCTGGTGCTCTACGGGCTGTTGGCCTGGAGCCTGACGCGCGCGCTGGGTACGGACGGGCTGGCGGCTTCGGAGGCGCCGATCCGGGACGCCGTGGGCGTGCTCTTCGGCACGGACTGGCTCTGGCTTGCCGTGGCCGGAGCGGCCCTGGCCAGCCTGGGTTCCCTGCTCAACCTCGTGGCCGGGATCGCCCGCACGGGGCTGGCCATGGCCCGCGAGGGTGACCTGCCGCGGCCCCTGGCCCGGGTGTCCACCCGCACCTCGGTGCCGTGGGTCGCACAGCTGACGGCTGCGGCGGTGGTGATCGTCCTGCTGCTGACGGCAGATGTGCTCACGGTGGTGGGCTTCTCCTCCTTCGGCGTGCTGGTGTATTACGCCGTCTCCAACCTGGCGGCCTTCACCCTGACCGAGCGCGTGGTGCGTTCACCCCGCTGGCTGAATCTCACGGGTGCCGTGCTCTGTCTGGTCCTGGCGTTCACCCTGCCGGCGATGTCCGTGGTCATCATGCTGGTGGTGTTCGCCGTGGGACTGCTCGGCCGCCTGATTGTCTTGCGTGCTCGGGCCTGA
- a CDS encoding TetR/AcrR family transcriptional regulator, which produces MATKPEILDDAIEVLRRGEPFTIDAVAREAGLTKPGVVHHFATKEALVLAVVDRIVERWLTELRERAGEDSSPAERLRAYVEYAVTGEFDQSDVALLVDVRLRDMLAAQWTQRMDPWFGTEITGTPRQRGALRAARLLADGAWFNKGLGIPTVRGDEEDAVHSVAMRLLEEGGAK; this is translated from the coding sequence ATGGCGACGAAACCAGAGATTCTTGATGATGCGATCGAGGTGCTGCGCCGTGGGGAGCCGTTCACGATCGATGCTGTGGCGCGCGAGGCCGGCCTGACGAAGCCAGGGGTGGTGCACCACTTTGCGACCAAGGAGGCCTTGGTGTTGGCGGTGGTGGACCGGATCGTCGAGCGGTGGCTGACAGAGCTGCGGGAGCGGGCGGGAGAGGACAGCAGCCCTGCCGAAAGGTTGCGGGCCTACGTGGAGTACGCAGTCACGGGAGAGTTCGACCAGAGCGATGTCGCACTGCTGGTCGATGTCCGGCTGAGGGACATGCTGGCCGCGCAGTGGACGCAACGCATGGACCCGTGGTTCGGCACCGAGATCACAGGGACACCTCGGCAGCGGGGTGCGCTGCGAGCCGCCAGGCTTCTGGCTGACGGGGCGTGGTTCAACAAGGGATTAGGCATCCCGACGGTCCGCGGGGATGAGGAAGACGCCGTGCATTCGGTTGCGATGAGATTGCTGGAAGAAGGTGGGGCGAAGTGA
- a CDS encoding multidrug efflux SMR transporter — MSQKAKGWLFLVGAILLEVSGSLSLKAALNAPAFYAVVVIGYVGAFVFLALVLRTGMALGVAYGIWGASGVALTALLSLVFFDEPLTVLMSIGIVVVIGGVLCVELGAQVGNKSKKDEVAR, encoded by the coding sequence GTGAGCCAGAAGGCCAAGGGTTGGCTGTTTCTGGTCGGTGCGATCCTTTTGGAGGTCTCGGGATCGTTGTCATTGAAGGCCGCGCTTAATGCGCCCGCCTTCTATGCGGTCGTCGTGATCGGCTATGTGGGGGCGTTCGTGTTCCTGGCTCTGGTGCTGCGCACAGGGATGGCCCTCGGTGTCGCCTACGGCATATGGGGCGCGTCCGGAGTGGCGTTGACGGCGTTGTTGTCGCTGGTGTTTTTCGACGAGCCGCTGACGGTGCTGATGAGTATCGGCATCGTCGTCGTGATCGGTGGAGTGCTGTGTGTGGAACTCGGTGCACAGGTGGGAAACAAGAGCAAGAAGGATGAGGTGGCCCGATGA
- a CDS encoding multidrug efflux SMR transporter → MTWIFLIGAIVFEVFGTISLRVAVDKKPWYAGAAVGYLLAFTMLSLALAGGMALGVAYGIWAASGVALTAIISRFLFKEPFTWLMGLGIVLIVGGVLLIELGAAH, encoded by the coding sequence ATGACCTGGATCTTTCTGATCGGTGCCATCGTGTTCGAGGTGTTCGGCACGATCTCGTTGCGTGTGGCTGTGGACAAGAAGCCCTGGTACGCGGGCGCGGCCGTCGGGTATCTGCTGGCGTTCACGATGCTGTCGCTGGCGTTGGCCGGCGGCATGGCTCTCGGTGTGGCCTACGGCATCTGGGCCGCCTCTGGGGTGGCGTTGACGGCGATCATCAGCCGTTTCCTGTTCAAGGAGCCCTTCACCTGGTTGATGGGACTCGGCATCGTCCTCATCGTCGGCGGCGTGCTCCTTATTGAGCTCGGCGCCGCTCACTGA
- a CDS encoding NAD(P)/FAD-dependent oxidoreductase: protein MMDVYDAIVIGSGVNGLVAAAELATEGWHVAIVEQNDRLGGFIDSGEVTLPGYTHDTYSSWHPLFVSGGAYSTLGKALEARGLEYANTDGALTGSISTGRAALAYRDPLKTAEGFEHPKDRDAYLAMMAQMDDRANLVFGLLGSEVRSGTAVKLALGSLRTEKVKGMLDLARDAVMSGRAFGRDRFVGSEADQMWAPWLLHAGISPDSATGGMMIPVLALTMHGFGLPIVKGGSRNFVGAFERLLTEHGATFLTGRQAERIIVEDGHATGVVTDKGTIRARKAVIASVTPQALYGTLLKDANVPAPIRDQARRFRPGRAAMQIHIALDRPLTWTDERFQDVPLLHISDGSGSTGIACAQADAGVIPDTPTIVVGRQHVLDPSRVPEGKGSLWLQLQEVPWQPTADGGGTIAVDGTWTNDAVKQYLDRVLARVEEHAPGLTASILDTKVITPADLVAVNPNAVNGDPYGGSMELDQNLLWRPLPDSGKHTTVIKSLLHVGASTHPGGGLSGGAGHLAAQHVLTSAKRRTFLRK, encoded by the coding sequence ATGATGGACGTCTATGACGCGATCGTGATCGGATCAGGAGTGAACGGGCTTGTCGCGGCTGCGGAACTCGCCACCGAAGGGTGGCATGTCGCCATCGTGGAACAGAACGATCGTCTGGGTGGGTTCATCGACTCCGGGGAGGTGACCCTGCCCGGTTATACCCACGACACATATTCGTCGTGGCATCCGCTGTTCGTCTCTGGTGGCGCGTACTCGACGCTGGGGAAGGCGTTGGAAGCGCGCGGATTGGAGTACGCCAATACCGACGGCGCGCTCACCGGCAGCATCTCCACTGGGCGCGCCGCCCTGGCCTACCGGGACCCGTTGAAGACGGCGGAGGGGTTCGAACATCCCAAGGACCGGGACGCGTATCTGGCGATGATGGCGCAGATGGACGATCGGGCGAACCTCGTGTTTGGCCTGCTGGGTTCAGAAGTACGTTCCGGGACCGCGGTGAAGCTGGCATTGGGGTCACTGCGCACCGAAAAGGTTAAGGGAATGCTGGATTTGGCTCGGGATGCGGTGATGAGCGGACGGGCTTTCGGCCGTGACCGGTTCGTCGGCTCCGAAGCTGACCAGATGTGGGCCCCGTGGTTGCTGCACGCTGGCATCTCTCCCGACAGCGCCACTGGCGGGATGATGATCCCCGTGCTCGCCCTGACGATGCACGGGTTCGGCCTCCCGATCGTGAAGGGCGGATCGCGAAACTTCGTGGGTGCCTTCGAGAGGCTTCTCACAGAGCATGGGGCCACGTTCCTGACCGGGCGTCAGGCCGAGCGGATCATCGTCGAAGACGGCCATGCGACGGGCGTCGTCACCGACAAGGGGACGATCCGTGCCCGGAAAGCGGTCATCGCGAGCGTCACCCCGCAGGCGCTCTACGGGACGCTGCTGAAGGATGCGAACGTACCGGCCCCGATTCGGGACCAGGCGCGCCGATTCCGTCCCGGGCGGGCCGCAATGCAGATCCACATCGCCCTGGATCGACCGTTGACGTGGACAGACGAACGGTTCCAAGATGTGCCGCTACTGCACATCAGCGACGGATCCGGGAGCACCGGCATCGCCTGCGCGCAGGCCGACGCCGGGGTAATCCCGGACACTCCCACCATCGTGGTCGGCCGCCAACACGTCCTCGACCCGTCTCGGGTCCCGGAAGGGAAGGGGTCACTGTGGCTGCAACTCCAGGAAGTGCCCTGGCAGCCCACCGCGGATGGCGGTGGGACGATCGCCGTCGACGGCACCTGGACCAACGATGCGGTGAAGCAGTACCTGGACCGGGTCCTTGCCCGCGTCGAGGAGCATGCCCCCGGACTGACCGCCAGCATCCTCGACACGAAGGTCATTACCCCTGCCGATCTGGTCGCGGTGAACCCGAACGCCGTCAACGGCGACCCGTACGGGGGGTCGATGGAACTGGATCAGAACCTACTCTGGCGTCCGTTGCCGGACTCAGGAAAGCACACCACCGTGATCAAGTCGCTCCTGCACGTCGGCGCATCTACTCACCCCGGCGGCGGGCTGAGCGGCGGTGCTGGCCACCTCGCCGCGCAGCATGTCCTCACCAGCGCAAAACGCCGCACGTTCCTCCGGAAGTGA
- a CDS encoding TetR/AcrR family transcriptional regulator has protein sequence MGRPRGFDEDEVLRSATTLFGRRGFDAVSVDTMLAALGLSRASFYKLHGSKHGLMRAALEQVCQRAQDGDVDDDSRDLVVVALLELAHVSEGMKRLTSRAVELCFANDPHMIGQHLLARANRPTA, from the coding sequence ATGGGAAGGCCACGAGGGTTCGACGAGGACGAAGTACTCCGTAGCGCGACAACACTGTTCGGACGCCGCGGCTTCGACGCCGTGTCGGTGGACACCATGCTCGCGGCACTCGGATTGAGTCGCGCGAGCTTCTACAAGCTCCACGGGTCCAAGCACGGCCTGATGCGAGCTGCACTCGAGCAGGTCTGCCAGCGCGCACAGGATGGGGACGTCGACGACGACTCCAGGGATCTCGTCGTGGTGGCCCTCCTCGAGTTGGCACATGTCAGCGAGGGCATGAAGCGCCTGACGTCACGCGCGGTCGAACTGTGCTTCGCCAACGACCCCCACATGATCGGCCAGCACCTGCTGGCACGTGCCAATCGACCAACAGCATAA
- a CDS encoding glyoxalase/bleomycin resistance/extradiol dioxygenase family protein, which yields MQDRAFPILSVQDLTATRAFYEQLGFTQTYQFPPEGEPGFVTMKRGSSSIGIGVGGDGGDDAFSLWVYVDDVDETLAALGTSGAPVISEPEDQPWGERVARTRDPQGNLVILGAAL from the coding sequence ATGCAAGACAGAGCGTTTCCCATCCTCAGCGTCCAGGATCTGACGGCGACGCGTGCCTTCTATGAGCAGCTCGGGTTCACGCAGACGTATCAGTTCCCGCCCGAAGGTGAGCCCGGATTCGTGACGATGAAGCGCGGCAGTTCGAGTATCGGCATCGGCGTAGGCGGTGATGGCGGAGATGACGCTTTCAGCCTGTGGGTCTACGTCGATGACGTCGACGAGACTCTCGCAGCTCTGGGCACGTCGGGGGCGCCGGTGATCTCCGAGCCTGAAGACCAGCCGTGGGGTGAGCGCGTGGCCCGGACCAGAGATCCCCAGGGGAATTTGGTCATCCTCGGAGCTGCCCTCTGA
- a CDS encoding TetR/AcrR family transcriptional regulator, with protein sequence MDRVASEAEVAIVTLYKHFGSKDNLLREVLSRRLTAWTQHWDQAISAAEIPRIRSPMHGTRRGCSSTRVPTRPHRHGVELKPPVTPLPSLLTGGIMTIPGRIARITTHWYRPPGPCSCPSNSRTSASPCGTWRPRSPSSPTWD encoded by the coding sequence GTGGACCGGGTCGCCTCAGAGGCCGAAGTCGCGATCGTGACGCTCTACAAGCACTTCGGTTCGAAGGACAACCTGTTGCGTGAAGTCCTGTCCCGCCGGCTCACGGCCTGGACCCAACACTGGGATCAGGCCATCAGTGCCGCCGAGATTCCTCGGATCCGATCACCCATGCACGGCACACGGCGCGGGTGCTCCTCGACTCGGGTACCGACTCGGCCTCATAGGCATGGCGTCGAGCTCAAGCCTCCGGTCACACCTTTACCGAGTCTGCTCACGGGTGGGATCATGACGATTCCGGGCCGGATCGCCCGGATCACCACCCATTGGTACCGACCGCCAGGACCCTGTTCATGCCCATCAAATTCGAGAACGTCGGCATCGCCGTGCGGGACCTGGAGGCCACGGTCGCCTTCTTCACCGACCTGGGACTGA
- a CDS encoding VOC family protein has protein sequence MPIKFENVGIAVRDLEATVAFFTDLGLTVLGRDTVSGPWADTAVGLDGNHANIAMLQTPDGSGRIELFEYLHPDAIETEPTQPHEIGMHRVAFSVDDLDEALEIAARHGCHPLRGVAIYEDVYKLTYVRGPSGIIVMLAQELKTREAGSGA, from the coding sequence ATGCCCATCAAATTCGAGAACGTCGGCATCGCCGTGCGGGACCTGGAGGCCACGGTCGCCTTCTTCACCGACCTGGGACTGACCGTCCTGGGGCGGGACACGGTCAGTGGTCCGTGGGCGGATACCGCGGTCGGCCTCGACGGCAACCACGCCAACATCGCCATGCTCCAGACGCCGGACGGCAGCGGCCGCATCGAACTCTTCGAGTACCTCCACCCCGACGCCATCGAGACGGAACCCACCCAGCCGCACGAGATCGGGATGCACCGCGTCGCCTTCTCCGTCGACGACCTCGACGAGGCCCTTGAGATCGCCGCGCGCCACGGCTGCCACCCGCTGCGCGGCGTGGCGATCTACGAGGACGTGTACAAGCTCACCTATGTCCGAGGCCCCAGCGGGATCATCGTGATGCTTGCCCAGGAGCTGAAGACCCGTGAGGCAGGATCGGGTGCATGA
- a CDS encoding response regulator transcription factor, protein MIGVVIADDHEMVRAGFRMVLEAEGDISVIGIAGNGEDAVNAAKRLNPAVVLMDIRMPGMNGLEATRLITATPDAPRVVVVTTFDTDEYLRSALQAGASGFLLKDAGPRLLVEAVRAAADGDALVSPSITVRLLGELAGGPSAGGTRHNLSDRELEIVVAIARGRTNVEIAADLFVSLSTVKTHARSISVKLGVRNRVEIAAWAWRARLVR, encoded by the coding sequence ATGATCGGCGTCGTCATCGCCGACGACCACGAGATGGTGCGCGCCGGATTCCGGATGGTCCTCGAGGCCGAAGGGGATATCTCGGTCATCGGGATCGCCGGCAACGGCGAGGACGCGGTCAACGCCGCGAAGCGGCTGAACCCAGCCGTGGTGCTCATGGATATCCGTATGCCAGGGATGAATGGTCTGGAAGCCACCCGCCTCATCACGGCGACGCCGGACGCACCGCGCGTCGTCGTCGTCACGACGTTCGACACCGACGAGTACCTGCGCTCCGCCCTCCAGGCCGGCGCCTCCGGCTTCCTTCTCAAAGATGCGGGCCCACGCCTCCTCGTCGAAGCAGTCCGCGCTGCAGCAGATGGTGACGCTCTGGTATCACCATCGATCACCGTACGTCTGTTGGGAGAGCTCGCCGGCGGACCGTCGGCGGGCGGGACCAGACACAACCTGTCCGACCGCGAACTCGAGATCGTCGTCGCCATCGCCCGTGGCCGGACCAATGTGGAGATCGCCGCCGACCTGTTCGTCTCCCTGTCGACGGTGAAGACACACGCGCGAAGCATCAGCGTGAAACTTGGAGTGCGCAACCGCGTCGAGATCGCTGCCTGGGCCTGGCGTGCACGACTGGTCCGTTGA
- a CDS encoding sensor histidine kinase → MTSGDEGGHRRRRSHSVLTGAALRTAEFLVLALLLMVDFELGTGLMPTAPSTDDIAGAMATALVALVAAVLTLMRRQIPVRVSVAGAFALSLTASVVSLSIGSLTLSLTETAALIVLTVIGVRGESSARGAVIVGASALVVTLAAVLLRIGADITVILLGLLVWGCAITGGVAARYVQKRRERAMDDHRRAERMELARELHDVVAHQVSGIVVQAQAAIIVARNDPDQVSESLSSIESAGIEALTGMRRMVGAIREEADRGEPLTVPYGLADIPTLVDRFDPGRERTTLRLENGHSPMPPGVGETGYRVVREALTNVRRHAPEGNTQVSVSVVDVALVLDISNDGVRARPAAPGSRGFGLMGMEERVTALGGEMRAGAAGADSWNVRVTLPLGPR, encoded by the coding sequence GTGACCAGTGGAGACGAGGGCGGGCATCGGCGGCGCCGCTCTCACTCCGTCTTGACGGGGGCCGCGTTGAGGACCGCCGAGTTCCTCGTCCTGGCACTGTTGTTGATGGTCGACTTCGAGCTCGGTACCGGCCTGATGCCCACCGCGCCCAGTACTGACGACATCGCCGGTGCGATGGCGACGGCGCTCGTGGCACTCGTCGCGGCAGTCCTGACCCTCATGCGTCGACAGATACCCGTTCGCGTGAGCGTGGCGGGCGCGTTCGCATTGTCCCTGACGGCGTCCGTGGTCTCACTATCGATCGGAAGCCTCACGCTGTCCCTGACGGAGACCGCGGCGCTCATCGTTCTCACGGTGATCGGAGTGCGCGGCGAATCCTCCGCGCGCGGCGCGGTCATCGTGGGTGCGTCGGCGCTAGTCGTCACCCTCGCCGCGGTGCTGCTGCGTATCGGTGCGGACATCACGGTCATTCTCCTCGGATTGCTCGTCTGGGGTTGCGCGATCACCGGTGGTGTCGCAGCACGGTACGTCCAGAAGAGGCGGGAGCGCGCGATGGATGATCATCGGCGCGCGGAACGGATGGAGCTGGCTCGCGAGCTCCACGACGTCGTGGCACACCAGGTCAGCGGCATCGTGGTGCAGGCCCAGGCAGCGATCATCGTGGCCCGCAACGACCCGGACCAGGTCAGCGAGTCGTTATCCTCCATCGAATCAGCCGGGATCGAGGCGCTCACCGGAATGCGACGGATGGTCGGCGCGATTCGTGAGGAGGCGGATCGAGGTGAACCGCTCACTGTTCCTTACGGACTCGCGGACATCCCCACCCTCGTGGACCGGTTCGATCCGGGACGCGAACGCACGACACTGCGGCTCGAGAATGGCCACTCGCCCATGCCACCGGGGGTCGGTGAGACGGGGTATCGCGTGGTCCGGGAGGCACTCACCAATGTGCGACGCCATGCACCCGAAGGCAATACCCAGGTGTCCGTGAGTGTGGTCGACGTGGCGCTCGTGCTGGACATCAGCAATGACGGCGTTCGCGCGCGGCCAGCCGCCCCGGGCTCGAGGGGATTCGGGCTCATGGGGATGGAGGAGCGGGTCACCGCTCTCGGTGGGGAAATGCGAGCGGGGGCCGCCGGCGCAGACAGCTGGAATGTCCGCGTCACCTTGCCCCTGGGGCCCCGATGA